TGAGTTTGAAGTCGCGGGTGATCAGCCCCTTGATCGCGCTTGCCACCCCGGGAATCGCCTGAGCTGCGACCTGCGCCTGCTTCATCGGGTTCAGGATAGCGTTGAAATAGGACTTGCCGAGCAATTCGACAGGGCCGGGCACTTTCTCGGGCTTCCAGGTATCGGGCTCTTTGGGCGGAGACGTGTCAGGCGTGACTGTATGGAGTGCTTCCATCAGATCGATCCCGCTCATGCCATCGATAGCGGCATGGTGAACCTTTGTAACGAAAGCGAAGCAGCCTTTCGGGTAGTTGCGGACGTTATCGAGACCTTCGACCACCGTGAATTCCCATGGGGGTCGATTGAGGTCGAGCGGACGTGCATGAATCCGCGCTGCCTGAATGCACAATTGCCGCCAATCGCCGGGCTTCGGCAACGCCACGTGGCGGACATGGTATTCGAGATCGAAATCCGGGTCTTCGATCCAGTACGGGTAGTCGAGGTCGAAAGGCACGCGCACCAGTCGCTGGCGCATAGTGCGGGAAAGCTGCATGCGGCTTTCGATGAATGAGAGAATGTCTTTGAAACGAACGAAACCGCCGGGCGCCGTTGCCGGATTGTAGATAAGCACGCTGCCGATATGCATCGGCGAATTTGGCGATTCCAACGCGACGAACGAGGAATCCATGCCTTGCAGTTGGCGCAAGCGGATTCTCCTGCAAACATCCCCTAAATGGCCCGTTTTCGGGCTCTGCATTACGGAATTAGGGAGGTTTCCGTGCGGTGACAACCTCACGCGCGCGTGAACGATTGCCGCTACGTAACTCGTGCGCGCAATAAAATTACGCGGAAAGCGCTTCTGCGCAGGCGACTCCGCTCGCCCAGGCCCATTGGAAATTGTACCCGCCAAGCCATCCTGTGACATCCACCGCCTCTCCGATGGCGTAGAGGCCGGGGACTTTCTCGGCCTCCATCGTGCGGCTGGAGAGCTCTGCGGTCGATATACCGCCAATCGTGACCTCTGCCTTGGCGAAGCCTTCCGTGCCGGTGGGAGCGAAGCGCCAGTCGGCCAATCGCGCGCCAGCCGTTCTAAGCGCCTTGTCGGGCACGTTCCCAAGCTCGCGGTCTATCCCCAGCTTTTCGGCCAGCGCGTCTGCGAGGCGATCCGGCAGGTGCTCGCGAAGCGCGCTGCGGACGGTCGCGCGGGGCTTGTCACGCTTCAGATCGAGCAGCCAGTCGGCGTCGGCTTGCGGCAGGAAGGTGATGCCGATCTCCTCGCCGTGCCGCCAGTAGGACGAGATCTGCAGGATCGAGGGGCCAGACAGCCCCTTGTGCGTGAAGAGCGCAGCTTCGTCGAAGCTTGTCTTGCCAGTGCGCGCAACCACAGGCGCTGATACGCCTGAAAGCTCGCGAAAGAGGACGTCCTCGCCACCCAAGGTAAGTGGGACGAGGGCGGGGCGCGGCTCAACCACTTTCAATCCAAACTGCCGGGCCAAATCGTACGCAAAGCCCGTCGCACCCATTTTCGGGATCGAGGGGCCGCCGGTTGCGATCACTAGGTTTGGAGCGATGTAGACCTCACCGCTCGCCATGACGGCGAAGCGCCCCACATCGCGCTCGACCGCGGTCACTTCCGCATTGCAGATCACTTCCACCAGATCGTCGGGACACTCATCGAGCAGCATCTGAACGATCTGCTTCGCCGACCCGTCGCAGAAGAGCTGGCCGACGGTCTTTTCATGCCAGGCGATGCCATGTTTTTCGACAAGGTCGATTAAATCCTGCGGCGTGTACCGTGCGAGCGCAGACTTCGCGAAATGCGGATTGGCGGACAGGTAATTCTCAGGTCCTGCTTCGATATTGGTGAAGTTGCACCGCCCACCACCCGATATCAGGATCTTTTTGCCCGGCTTCTCCGCCTTTTCGAGCACCGCGACCTTCAGCCCACGCTGGCCTGCCCGCGCGGCGCACATGAGGCCGGCGGCGCCAGCGCCAAGGACAATGGCATCATAGGGTTTTGCGGTGCTGGGCATTGCGCGGCGATAGTCGGCGCCCTTGTGCTTGCCAATCGTCCACCCGGTAAAAAAGGGCGGAGCGGAACCGGGATGGGGCATTTTTCCGGTATCCGCCCCGCCATGCGACGGTGGTTGGTTAGGGCTGTGCCACCGTCACAAGCTTGCCGAGCGTGTTCCATTCCTCTCGCGGCGACCAGTTGCGGTTGGCGCCGAGATAGGAATGCACGTCGAGCTCAAGCAGTCCGATAATGACCTCGGCCACGATCGTTGCACCGACCGGGCCGAGGCCTTCCCCTTTCTTTGCGGTCCCGTTGGGCTGGGAGCGGCCGATTACCTCGGCCTCTGCGAGGATGTAGAGCCACAGGGGAATGCCCTCCTCCCCGAATTCCTTGTTCACCATGTTCGCCTTGGCGATGACCTTGTCGATGTCGCTCTGTTCCACTCCGATCGCCGCCGCGACCTTTTCGCCCGCCGGGAGCAGGAAGGCGTTGCCGCGCAGCAAATTGCGGGTCGCGAGCGATTTCTCGGCTGCGGGTGCCGCTGGGTCGATAAAGGGGAGGTTGAGCAGGTCCTTCGCCAGCTTCGTGTCGAGCTTCTGCGTACGTTCGACCTGGCGGTTCTCGGGTGTGAACAGGAGCTCATGCCAGTCGACGACGGCCTTGGGATCGGTCAGGGCCTCAAACCCCTTGCCCAGCACAGGGCCGAACAGTGCATGCCGCTTGCCCCCTTTTTTCACCTGCACCTTCATCGGGATCATCGAGTGGCCGAAGCGATATGCCGCAACCGAGAATTCGACCGGTATGAATGGCACGTGGCTGCAATAGAAATGCCGCCCACAACCAAGGATGCGCTCGACCACCGGCCCGCCGCACATGTCGGTGAGAAAATCGTTCACCACCGCCCACTGGTAATGCCAGGTCGTTTGCATGCGAGAGGCCTCGTAGAGATCGTGCTCCTCCAGACCCTCTTCGTCATGGATCGTCTGGGCGACATGGTTGTGGAAACGGATGATCGCGAGCTGGATCTGGCTGATCACGCGGTTTTCATCATTGCGCGGATCTCCGATGATTGCGCGGCCATTGGGGGAGCGCAGCAGGTCGTCGTCGCGCAGGCCCGCCTGTCCCGGATTATCCGCGCCGGTCAGCAACTTCACCCCGCCGAACGGTCCGCCCTGCTCGTACAGGTAGGGCTGCGCTTCGGGGCCGAGGCCGTAGATGCAGTCGAGATCGAGCGTCGGCGTGCGGACATTCGCAATTTCACCGGGATCGTCGACGACGGTGTCGAACGTTGACGATGCGTCGAGCGTGATGTCGTGATCGACGAACTGGCCGAAAAAGACCATCCCGACGGGCACGCTCATCGTGCGTCCCTTGTCGGTTTTGTCTTCCATCTTGCCGCCGACCTTGCCGGCCTCGATCAGGATATCCGGGCGTGTGTAATTCGGCGGAATATCGCCAAACATGCGCCCGAACCGGTCATCGCGTTGTTCGATGCCGTATTCGCTGCGCACGCAAAAGGGTCTGAGGCCCTCAAGCGGCTTCATCCCATGGTGTTCGTTAATACTCACGATGTTGCCTCCTTTTAGTCAAGTTAGGCAACCCGTTATTTTTATTTATGATTTGAAGTTTACAGTTCGACTCGCAAATACATGAACAGGAATCGCCCTATTGTGCATTTTTAGGGGTGAACGCCTCTATTATTTTGATTTGCCGAAGCTTTCGTATTTTGTGGGCCGACGACGCGGCGCGCTTCCATCTCGCCTCGCCGCACCCTATTTGTGGCGCATGGCTAATACCCCGGCTGGCAGTCCCCATGATCCGCGCGGGGCCGAGCGCTTCAACGAGGAGCGTGCGGCCTACACCGTCGCGCGCGCGCAGCCGAACCTCGAAGCGGGCGTGAAAGCGATCCGCCAGGTTGTGAAGACGCTGAAACCGATCCCGGGTGTTTACCGGATGCTCGATGCGCGCGGAGATGTGCTGTATGTCGGCAAGGCCCGGAGCCTGAAGGCGCGGGTCGCGAATTACACCCAGATCAATGGCCTGTCCGGCCGTCTGCAGCGGATGGTCGCGCAGACCCGCTCGATGGAAATCGTCACCACCAATTCCGAGGCCGAGGCGCTGTTGCTCGAAGCGCAGCTCATCAAGCGATTCCGGCCCCCGTTCAACGTGCTGCTGCGCGATGACAAGAGCTTTCCCTTCATCTTGCTCCGGGCCGACCACGCTTTCCCGCGCATCCACAAGCATCGCGGAGCGCGCCGGGCGAAGGGCAATTATTACGGCCCGTTCGCGAGCGCAGGCAGCGTCAATACGACGCTCAATGCATTGCAAAAGCTTTTCCTGCTAAGGAGCTGCACCGATAGTTTCTTCAACAATCGCGACCGGCCTTGCCTGCTCTACCAGATCAAAAGGTGCTCGGCCCCGTGTGTCGGGCGCATCAGCGAAGAGGAATATGACAACCTCGTCCGTCAGGCCAAGGAATTCCTCGCGGGCAAGTCCTCGCAAGTGCAGGCCGATCTGGAAAAGCAGATGGCAAAGGCCGCCGAAGATCTCGATTTTGAGACCGCCGCGATCCTTCGCGACCGGTTGCGCGCGGCTACCTTCATACAGGGCTCGCAGGCGATCAATGCAAGCGGGGTAGGCGACGCAGACGTCTTCGCGCTCGCAGCCAAGGGCGGGCACATGGGTGTGCAAGCATTCTTCATTCGCGGCGGACAGAACTGGGGGCACCGCGCCTTCTTCCCGAGCCACACCAAGGATGTGGACGATGCACAGGTGCTCGCCGATGTCATCCTGCAATTCTACGAGGAAGTGCCGCCCCCGCCGACCGTGCTTGTCGACCGCGAGTTGCCCGAAAGCGAGCTGATCGAGGCGGCGCTTTCGGAACTGACCGATCGCAAGGTAAAGCTCTCGATCCCGCAGCGGGGCGACCGGCGAAAGCTGATGCAGCAGGCGACCCGCAACGCCGTGGAGGCGCTCGAGCGGCGTCTCGCCGAGACCGGGACCAAGGCGAAGATCAATCGCGAACTGGCCGAATTCCTCGAACTCGACGCACCACCGCAGCGGATCGAGGTCTATGACAACAGCCATATCCAAGGCGCGAAGGCCGTGGGCGCGATGATCGTCGCCAGCCCCGAAGGCTTTGAAAAATCGCAATATCGCAAGTTCAATATCAAGTCCGCGAAGACCAATGACGATTTCGGCATGATGCGCGAGGTCATGGAACGCCGCTTCACCCGCGCGATGAAGGACGATCCCGACCGCGAACGAGAGGGCGTCTGGCCAGATCTCGTGCTGGTCGATGGCGGCAAGGGCCAGATGTCGAGCGTGCAGGAGGTGCTGGGCGAACTCGGCATCGACGATGTGCCGGTGATCGCCATCGCCAAGGGGCCGCATCACGGGCGCGAGGGGCGCGAGGTTTTCCATTTCCCCGATGGCCGTGAAAAGACGTTGCCGACCAACTCGCCGCTGCTCTTCCACCTCCAGAACCTGCGCGACGAAGTGCACCGATACGTCATCGGAGCGCACCGTGCGAAGCGCTCCAAGGCGATCACCGCCTCGCCGCTCGACGAAATTCCCGGCATCGGTCCGGCGAGAAAGCGAGCGCTGCTGCTGCATTTCGGCACTGCGAGCAAGGTCCGCGCGGCAGCGCTTGAAGACCTGCAACGCGCACCCGGCGTCAGCGACAAAGTCGCTCGCCAGATTTACGATTTTTACCACGCAGGAGGGTAGGGACTAGCGCGCGCCTTCCTTGCCCTGCTGGTCGATCGAGGCTCGTGTGCCTTCGCCATCGATCAAAGTCGGCATGGAATAAGGCAAATCGAGCCTGAGGCTTGTCCCGCCGCCGTTTGACGTTACTTCCATCTCGGCTCCAAGACTGCCGACAATCGATTTGACCAGCCTCGCGCCAAGGTTCCCGTTATGGGGCCAGTTGCTGTCTCCCAAACCCTTGCCGTCATCGGCGATGGTCAGCCGGATGCGCTCGGCGCCGCCGGATTTGAGGCGCATTTCGATCAGGCCTTCACCGCGATCCTCGAAAGCGTGCTGGAATACGTGCGACAGCACTTCAGACACAATCAGTCCGACGTTGGCCGCATCGCTGGCACGCATCGGGACAGTATCGGTATCGATATTGAGGCGAATCCCAGCGCGCCCGTCGAGAGCTCCGATAGTCGAGGCTACACGGCTGCAATAGGCGCCTGCAGACACGACGTCATAGCGGCTTCCGGCGGGCACGTTGTCGTGCGTGAATTCATCGTAGAGGAGGCTGAGCGCCTCAACCCGGCGGGCGAGAACGTCGAACCCCCGAGCCGGATCGTTTGCATCGAACGTGCGGCTTTCCAGACGGATCAGCGAAACCACCATCGCAAGATGGTTCTTCACCCTATGCTGGGTTTCGCGGAGAATATCTGTCGCATCGCTTGCCGGGACGCCCTTGGCCTCATTTCTTTCACCAAGCTCCGCCTGCACACCCATGAATGCGAACAATTCGCCATCGCCGTCGAAGATCGGCGCGATCATCAAACGGTTCATAAAGGGCTCGCCATTGGCGCGGTAGATTCGGATATCGACCGAAATCGATTCTCGCCTGGATATCGCCTCGGCAATCTGCCGCGCTGCGGGCTGATCCTTGTCATCGCCCTGCAGAAAGCGGCAGTTCTGTCCGACTGCGGCGGCTGCGCTATATCCGGTTACGATCTCGAACGCGCGATTGACGTATACCACGGGGCAATCGTCTTGATGCGGATCGCTGATAACCAGTGAAAGCGGCAGTTTAGTAAGCAAGTCGCGCGCGGGGCCATCCTTCCCAAGGAAAGACTTATCCGACTGAACCGATCCCATGGTCCGTCTCCTTTGATTTCAGATGCAGGGTGAAGCGCTGACCCACCGCGTACAAACCGAAAGGTTTAGATCGGCTGTGGCCTATCGGTGCAGCGGAGTGCCCGCCGTATCAAATGATATGCAGGGGATGAGCTGCCGGTCAGCCGGGCCGCTGCGCTGCCGATCCATCGGACCTCAGCAAGGTTGTCGATTCGTCGACGGTATTGCCTACGCCTCTGCTGTTGAGCCTATTGCGCACCGCGCTGCGAGATCTAAGGTCGGCAAAGGCAAAGGCGGTGTCTCCCGTTGCCTGAAAACTCTCTGGATAGCGCTCCCGAAGCGCGTCGAATGAATCACCGATGACTGTACTACCCGACAGCCGGAGATGAAATTTGCCCTGGTCCTCGCCGCCTGTTCCGATCTTGAATGTGTAGTCGGGGTGAAGGGGTAGATCGCAATCTTCAAGCAACAAGGATGGCGCGCTTGTCGGCTTGCCGACAACGATAGCGAGATCGCGGGTGAAATCCTTCACGTCTATTCGCGGCGAAAAGAATGTTACCTTGCGATAGGCATGATCGGCACTGCCCGTCCGCAGTGTTGAAAGGTTGTGCTTGTTCTTGCGGAGAGGGCTGAAAATGACCACTCCGCCGCCATCGAGCGACGCAGGACTTTCGGTAATCATCGCGGTCTCGACTTCGACAAAATCGACCTCGCATGACACTTTGATGCCTTCGCGAACGACAGGCCGCCCAGATTTTGCGTCAAGCGTGATGCCCGAACCGCAATTGCGCACCCGAAAGTTTGTGAACCCTTCTTGTTCGGTCTCACTCACTTCAATCCGTTGGGCGATGGTATCACTGCTGGCGCTCGAATGCCCGTAAAGCGCGTGCGTGAAGCCCTCGATATCGAGACCTCGAATATCCGGAATTTGCGACGGACGGTTGCGAGCGCTGAAGAGATGCAATCCGCCTCCTGCAGCGCGTCCTTCAGCGTGTCCGAACATCCCTGGGCGCGGCAATCCACGGGCGCGAAATCCGTCGACATTGCAGGTCCCGACCCAGGCATGGGTACCCGCGCCAAACACCTCGATCCGTCTCAAGGTGGGGATCGCGTCACGAGTGGGGTCCGAACCGGTGGTGTCCTTGCCATGCGCATCGCCCAACCGGACATCCTGCAACAGTTCGGAAGCCCAGACATACGCATTGGTATGCGACAGCGTGACCAGCTCTTGCCCTGTCGGATCCGACAAATCCGACAGCCTTACATATAGGTCGAATTGCGTTGCGGCGTTTGGATCATCGCGTATGTCTGCCACTGGCGACCCCGCGACATTAAGCGCGAACAAGTCCCCTCCGAGCGAGGCCATTGATGCCAGATTCTCGCCTATGGTCGGTTGCCCGACCACCCATTGAAATTCCCTGTCTCCGAAACGGACGAAGGGATATGTCGTTGCCGAGTTGGAAATGCCGGAACCGCCGGGAAGGTGGGGGCGGGGCAGCGTGATCGACGTCCGGTAGATATTGTCTGCATGCAGGGTAAAGACATGCCCGGCGAGAGATTGGCCGGCTGAAATCGTGGCCGGCAATACGGAGTCGCCGTAACCAACGACGCTCTGAGTGATCGTTTCGGGAAGTGCGCTGACGAATGAGCGGAAATGGGTTTGGCCACGCGTCAGGCCGATGACGTCTTGTTCCGCGGCTACGCTTCGTGCGCGTTCAAGAGTGCGGAACGGCGCTTCCAGCGTGCCCGGCGCTGCGTCGTCGCCATTCACCGCGTCGACATGCCAATCGATCTCGATCCCGACGTCGAAAGGCGCGGCAGGAGCAACCGCTACTTGTTGCTCGTAGGTCGGGCGAGTGGGGATCCGCGCCGCCCGTGCAAAGGGTTGCGGCGGCAGGGGATTCCCGCCGGAGGGAGGCGGAGGCGAAGAGCCGGAGCCCGATCCCCCACATCCGGTTGCCATTAGTGCGCCTGCGCCCGCAATCGCTTGCAGAACCGTTCGGCGTGACGTCTTTTCGTTGAAAATATCCATGATCGACCGCAGCAGCAACAATGGCTCAACTGCGGTGAGCGGTCCAGACTAATATTTTGGTTTTCCAGCGCTTTGGAAGGTTGCAGCGCGAAGAGCAACGCGTGCGAGCAATGAAAAGCAGCGTGCCCGGACCGCGAAAGCGACCCGGGCACGAATTTCCGTTTTCGGAAAGAGTTCGCACTTAACGCGGATAGGTCCAGGTCGATCCGCGCGCGAGGTTCTCGCTGGCGAAGGCCCAGTTGATTTTCGATCCGACAACCGCATCGAGATAGGCCGGACGCTTGTTCTGGTGATCGAGATAGTAAGCATGTTCCCACACGTCGATCGTGAGCAGAGGGTTCACACCGTCCTGATCGGCCAGCGTGTCGCCGTCATGGGTTTCCTCGATGGTGAGTTCGCCGCCTTTTTCGGCAAGCCAGACCCAGCCGCTGGCGAAGTGGCCGGCGCCACGTTCTTTAAGTTTGTCCTTGAGCGCATCGACCGATCCGAAGGCGCTTTCGATCTTGGCCTTCAGTTCATCGGAGGGAGCGGTTTCTTCTCCCGCCATCGAGTGCCAGTAGAAACCGTGATTCCAGCTCTGAGCCGAGTTGTTGAAGAGGCCCTGATTGCTGCCGCGTGCGGCGCCGATGATCTCTTCGAGCGACTTGTCGGCGTGATCGGTGCCTTCGATCGCATCGTTGGTCTTGCCGATATAGGCCTGGTGGTGTTTGCCATGGTGGTAGGACAGCGTCTCGGCGGAGACTGCCGGGGCAAGCGCGGTGTCGGCGTAGGGCAGGTCGATGAGTTTGAAAGCCATGAGTTTTCCCTCTTTGTGTTCGTAATTCGTATCTCGGGGTATCAACGCGTCGCCCCGATAATGGTTGCAAGGTCGCGTGAAAAGACCGCGCGCTAGGTTGCCTGCAATTTCTGCCGGAACTGCCTGTCGGCTTTCAGTTGTGAATGCTCAACCCACGTCGAGTGCACGCCGCTCGATATC
The Erythrobacter sp. THAF29 DNA segment above includes these coding regions:
- a CDS encoding NAD(P)/FAD-dependent oxidoreductase, producing MPSTAKPYDAIVLGAGAAGLMCAARAGQRGLKVAVLEKAEKPGKKILISGGGRCNFTNIEAGPENYLSANPHFAKSALARYTPQDLIDLVEKHGIAWHEKTVGQLFCDGSAKQIVQMLLDECPDDLVEVICNAEVTAVERDVGRFAVMASGEVYIAPNLVIATGGPSIPKMGATGFAYDLARQFGLKVVEPRPALVPLTLGGEDVLFRELSGVSAPVVARTGKTSFDEAALFTHKGLSGPSILQISSYWRHGEEIGITFLPQADADWLLDLKRDKPRATVRSALREHLPDRLADALAEKLGIDRELGNVPDKALRTAGARLADWRFAPTGTEGFAKAEVTIGGISTAELSSRTMEAEKVPGLYAIGEAVDVTGWLGGYNFQWAWASGVACAEALSA
- a CDS encoding heme peroxidase family protein, whose protein sequence is MSINEHHGMKPLEGLRPFCVRSEYGIEQRDDRFGRMFGDIPPNYTRPDILIEAGKVGGKMEDKTDKGRTMSVPVGMVFFGQFVDHDITLDASSTFDTVVDDPGEIANVRTPTLDLDCIYGLGPEAQPYLYEQGGPFGGVKLLTGADNPGQAGLRDDDLLRSPNGRAIIGDPRNDENRVISQIQLAIIRFHNHVAQTIHDEEGLEEHDLYEASRMQTTWHYQWAVVNDFLTDMCGGPVVERILGCGRHFYCSHVPFIPVEFSVAAYRFGHSMIPMKVQVKKGGKRHALFGPVLGKGFEALTDPKAVVDWHELLFTPENRQVERTQKLDTKLAKDLLNLPFIDPAAPAAEKSLATRNLLRGNAFLLPAGEKVAAAIGVEQSDIDKVIAKANMVNKEFGEEGIPLWLYILAEAEVIGRSQPNGTAKKGEGLGPVGATIVAEVIIGLLELDVHSYLGANRNWSPREEWNTLGKLVTVAQP
- the uvrC gene encoding excinuclease ABC subunit UvrC; translated protein: MANTPAGSPHDPRGAERFNEERAAYTVARAQPNLEAGVKAIRQVVKTLKPIPGVYRMLDARGDVLYVGKARSLKARVANYTQINGLSGRLQRMVAQTRSMEIVTTNSEAEALLLEAQLIKRFRPPFNVLLRDDKSFPFILLRADHAFPRIHKHRGARRAKGNYYGPFASAGSVNTTLNALQKLFLLRSCTDSFFNNRDRPCLLYQIKRCSAPCVGRISEEEYDNLVRQAKEFLAGKSSQVQADLEKQMAKAAEDLDFETAAILRDRLRAATFIQGSQAINASGVGDADVFALAAKGGHMGVQAFFIRGGQNWGHRAFFPSHTKDVDDAQVLADVILQFYEEVPPPPTVLVDRELPESELIEAALSELTDRKVKLSIPQRGDRRKLMQQATRNAVEALERRLAETGTKAKINRELAEFLELDAPPQRIEVYDNSHIQGAKAVGAMIVASPEGFEKSQYRKFNIKSAKTNDDFGMMREVMERRFTRAMKDDPDREREGVWPDLVLVDGGKGQMSSVQEVLGELGIDDVPVIAIAKGPHHGREGREVFHFPDGREKTLPTNSPLLFHLQNLRDEVHRYVIGAHRAKRSKAITASPLDEIPGIGPARKRALLLHFGTASKVRAAALEDLQRAPGVSDKVARQIYDFYHAGG
- a CDS encoding PAS domain-containing protein encodes the protein MGSVQSDKSFLGKDGPARDLLTKLPLSLVISDPHQDDCPVVYVNRAFEIVTGYSAAAAVGQNCRFLQGDDKDQPAARQIAEAISRRESISVDIRIYRANGEPFMNRLMIAPIFDGDGELFAFMGVQAELGERNEAKGVPASDATDILRETQHRVKNHLAMVVSLIRLESRTFDANDPARGFDVLARRVEALSLLYDEFTHDNVPAGSRYDVVSAGAYCSRVASTIGALDGRAGIRLNIDTDTVPMRASDAANVGLIVSEVLSHVFQHAFEDRGEGLIEMRLKSGGAERIRLTIADDGKGLGDSNWPHNGNLGARLVKSIVGSLGAEMEVTSNGGGTSLRLDLPYSMPTLIDGEGTRASIDQQGKEGAR
- a CDS encoding superoxide dismutase, which produces MAFKLIDLPYADTALAPAVSAETLSYHHGKHHQAYIGKTNDAIEGTDHADKSLEEIIGAARGSNQGLFNNSAQSWNHGFYWHSMAGEETAPSDELKAKIESAFGSVDALKDKLKERGAGHFASGWVWLAEKGGELTIEETHDGDTLADQDGVNPLLTIDVWEHAYYLDHQNKRPAYLDAVVGSKINWAFASENLARGSTWTYPR